The Sorex araneus isolate mSorAra2 chromosome X, mSorAra2.pri, whole genome shotgun sequence DNA segment cttcatgagctcgGGGAGAAGGCAGGGGGTATAGAGAAGGaagcactaagtcaatgatgattggagggattattcgggatggaagatgtgttctgaaagtagataaaggaccaaacatgatagcctcttagtatctgtatagcaaaccacaatgacccaaagtagagagacagtatggaggaaattgtctgccatgaaggcagggggagggtggagatgGTCGgcgggagatactggggacattgacgGTGGAAACTGTGTactgaagggatgtgtgtttgatcattgtatgactgaaactcaaatatgaaagctttgtatctatctcacggtgattcaatagaaaaagagaaaaggaggaaaaaatccacTCTTTCTGCCATTTAAAAGTAGTATGCTTTGGGAAAAGTTCTTGTGACTGTGTTTTATATATTCTCAATAAAGGTATAATTTGGGAAGTAGGGATAGAGggcattgtattttttatttcaaaagtgatATTAAGGGGCCACAGAGAGAGCTCAACTAAGTAAGCACAGTTTTCAcatgtgggagtcctgggttttttccccagcagcacatgttaccctgagcactgccaggaaaactGTGGTGtagctccaaaccaaaataaatacattaaaatttttaatagtctAAATATTTGATCttcataattttctgtttttttgagatATAATTAACATTGGCCATTGTAAAAGACTACAACATGATAATTTGATACAATCTGATATTACCCAAGTATTATAATCCTAGGGTTAGTTATCACCTCCATCCCCTCACCAAATTACCTTAAGAATAATTTCTGTGCGATGCATCATATATTCTGAGTTTACTAATGTTATAATCAGAAGTGTTTACCCTTCGGCTTGtatctttccatttttctccatccctccaccactatcttGTAACTACCATTTTACTCTTTTTCTATGATGGGGATTCAGCTTGATTCTACATATGTGTATTCAAGAGATATTTATCATTATTTGAGTATTTGACTTAGCATAAAACTCTCAAAACCCATCCATATTGTGATATATGAcacattttctagtttcttattggatgaataatattccactgaaTATATGTGCCACAGCCACTTCTATCCATACACAGACAGGTTGAACCCTCTGGAACACTGGGAGTACCCATGGTTCAAACCAGGTTATCCAAGCCAAGGTAAGTCAAGGTGTCTAAGTATCCAAGGTATCTGAGTGGCTTGTATGTAGATTTCTTGATGGAGTCTTTGATGCATATTGTAGAATCCACTTCCTTTAAGTATGTTTCAAGTGTTGTCTGTTACTCACCATGCCTCCTTCTAACATTAGTCACACAGCTTACAATTCAGGACTACCTATGGGGAAATGAGCTCTGTGACCATATCCCACACAGCTGGGAAGCCAGGCGCTCGCCATGCACAGGAATGGTGTATGTTCCTTGGCAGTAGAAATCAAGGATGAAAAGATTTCCCTTTGCAGTGAATATGCCACATTGAGTATCATGGATTAATTTAGTGGTGCTCTTGTCCTTTCTCTGAGTAGAACTTGAAATTTTTGCTGTAATGGTAGGCTGGAACTTGGTCTCTCATCTGTGGACAATTTTCTACACCAGTTGTCTTGAGGTTCTCTGCACACAGCTGAGAAGTTGGGGCAGGTTTATAGGCCACTGTCAGGTTCAGGTACAAGATAAAAGTCTCTGCCTAATACCCAGAGAATAGATGGATGAAATTTCTCCCAGAGTCCTCTGCATGTGCGGATGGGTCCCACAAATATGTCAGGATATTTTCACTGTGGAGTGATGTCAAATTATTAAGGGTGGGGAGAGGTGTTTTATTCAGTTGCTGACAATATAAGTCTCCAAtctttagattatttttataatagcgTTAGTGAGATGCAATTCATGTGTCAGGGAATTTACCCCTGTAAGGTGAGACATTGAgcagattatttttaatattcagaaGGTTGTGCAATAATTTTCACAACCATTTCTGGAGCACTCTCATCATCTCAAGATGAAACAAGGTGCCCATTTACTATCACCCTCACTCACTGACTCCATTCTGGCACCCACCACTAAATACatgtttactttattttattttagagttgCCTATTCTGGATAGTTCatagaaatgaaattataaaatatgaattttgggGATTAGTTTCTTTGTCTTGGAAAAATAGTTTCAAAGTGCATCCATCTTATAGTGTGTatcattcatttatatttcaaaataatgtttcattGTATGGCTATGCCACAGATTGTTATTAATTCATCAGTTAAaatacatttgggttgtttccacactTTGGCTATTACAAATATGATGCTATAAATATCGCTTATGTATAGCTTTTAGAAGGAGAAGTATTAGTTAtagatgtccccagtttctgcccCTGTGCTTTTCTCATCTTTAAAGTGaatcttaaatagaaaaaaaacacccagatGACCTTAGATAGgggtatttcctttttttaattgaataaccatgagatacacagttacaaagatgttcatgattgggtttcagtcattcaatgttccaacatccatccttccaccagtgtagaCTTCCTACCACTAGTGTacccttcttctcctcttcctcctcctcctcctcctcctcctccttttctccttcttctcctcctcctcatctttctcctatttctcctcatcctcctttcccttttcctcttcctctttctccttctcctccttcatgGACTAGTTCTCCTGGTGATTGTTTtgactattcttgggtattagtctcatactatgtatatatatatatgtatatatatgtatatatatatttgtattatcccacaaatgagtacaatcattttatgtctggtTCTCTTCTTCTaaatcatttcattcagcataaaACTCTCCATAtcaatccatttataaacaaatttcatgacttcattttcctggtgactgcgtagtattccattatgcagaTATACCATGGTTTCTTCTACAAGTTtgctattctcaggcacttgacttgtttccagactctggctattgtaaatagtgctacagtgaacctGCAAAtgtagatgacatttctgctgggTATTTAAATGCCCCCTAGGAGATTCTcaacaagagatgtgaagtagagccggaaaatctcttcaacaagtggagcTTAGAAATCTGggcagctacatgaaaaaaaaggcaaaaaaaagaactcagccCCCTCTcaagtgccaggcacaaaaatcagatccaagtggattaaagacctcaatatcagacctgaatctgtaAGGTACCTGGAGGGAAAACgtaatcagaatatttttattatattgaagttaaaggcatcttcaaagatgaaataccattgaccaagcaagtagacTTGGTCTACTTgtcattaaactaagaagcttctgcacctcaaaagaaaaggTGAGCGAAATGCAAGGACAGCCTATAGAATGGGAAATATTATTTACTAAATGCCCATCTGATAataggttaatatccaagatatataaagcactgatagaacttttttttccttggacttttttttaaatttatttatttttaattagtgaatcaccgtgagggtacagttacagatttatacacttttgtacttatgcttccctcatacaaagttcgggaacccatcccttcaccagtgcccattctcgaccaccagtaaacccagcatccctcccaccctccccaatctcatctcccccccaccccaccctgccactgtggcagggcatccccttctgttctctctctctaattagctgttgaggtttgcaataaaggtgttgagtggccactgtgctcagtctctagccctcattcagcacgaaactcccttcccccgcatggccttcgactacattatagttggtgatcccttctctgagttgccctttccccagaatgtgaggtcagtctccaagccatggagtcaacctcctggtacttatttctacgattcttgtgtgttagtctcccactctgttattctatatgccatacatgagtgcaatctttctatgtctgtctctctctttctgactcatttcacttagcatgaaacttttcatgccgatccacttaaatacaaaattcatgacctccttttttctaacagctgcatagtattccattgtatagatgtaccaaagtttcctcaaccagtcatctgttctagggcatttgggttttttccagattctggctattgtaaacagtgctgcgatgaacatacatgtgcagatgtcgtttcgattatacttttttgcatctctgggatatattcccagcagtggtattgctgggtcaaatgggagctcaacctctagttttttgagaatcgtccatattgttttccagaagggctgaactagtcggcattcccaccagcagtgtagaagggtccctttctcgccacatcctctccaacagcggttgcttttgttcttttggatgtgcgctagtctctgtggtgtgaggtggtatcttgtggttgttttgatctgcatctctctgatgattagtgatgtagagcactttttcatgtgccttttggccattcgtatttcttctttggtaaagtttctgttcatttcttcgccccattttttgatggggttggatgttttgttcttgtagagttcaaccagtgctttatataccattgatatcaaccccttatctgatgagtattgtgtaaatatcctttcccattctgaggatagtctttggattctggtcactgtatcttttgcggtgcagaagctttttagtttaatgtagtcccatttgttgataactgtttttactagattgcttagttctgtgtcacctttgaagatacctttatcttcaatatcgtggagggttttgccgaccttgtcttcaatgtaccttatggtttgtggtcgaaggttgaggtctttaatccattttgatctgacttttgtgcatggtgtcaggtcaaggtctaagcccatttttttgcatgtggttgtcaagttgtgccagcaccatttgttgaagagactttccttgctccacttcacatctcttgctcccttatcaaagattagatgatcatacatttcgggttgtgtgtagggatattccaccctgttccattggtctacggctctgcctatggaacaacaaacacccacggatagctaaaacaatttttaggaaaaagacaatgggaggcatcaccctccccaacctcaaactttactacaaagcagtaacaattaaagcactgatagaactttttaagaaaaaaatacaaccccatcaaaaaatggggagaagaaatgaatagaaacttcctcaaaaagtaaatacaaagggccaaaaagcacagtaaaaaagCTCTACACATATGcagaatgtgcacttgtgaagggatgggtgtttgattattgtgtgattgtatcccaaacatgtaagcttgtaactatctagttttccttacatgcggccaacctgggttcaattgccagcatcccatatggtcccctgagcactggcaggagtaattcctgagtgtgtagccaggaataacccctgagcatcgctgggtgtgacccataaaagcaaaaaaataatttctacatcactaaccatcagggagatgcaaatcaaagcaacaataagatattatctcacaccatagagactggaacacatcaaaaagaacaagaacaaccagtggatACAggaaaaaagggactctccttcattactgatgtgaatgccaactggtccagcctttctggaaaacaatatgagtaatcctcaaaaaactagaaactgagcttccatatatgGGGATATTTCTTATATCTTACTATATATTACGATAGTCCCTGTTGTTTGGGTCAGAAATCACAGAATGATCAGATATTAAAGATGAACAAGGAAAGCAACGAGTTGGATGTTTAAGTAGGAGTTTCTTTTTGTGCCTTTTTTCTGCCACGACTTGGTGAGAAATAACAGGGGATCCTGGTTTTAATTGCAGGTGTTCTTGCCAGTCGATGCTGTTTCAAAATTGAGAACTTGATTGGGGAACTCAAACCTTTTATGGATTAATTCTCTGCGATcttaaataagcaaaaagaagATATATAGTAGGCCAGAGAGCGAGTCCAATAGGTTGGTCCCATAGGCACCTCTAtgagcaagccccaagcacagagtcagaagtaactcctgaatactTCCACAGGGTGTAGAAcaacctccctccttcccaaaaAAGTATGCACAATTTGGAATTATTGAGGGGAAAACCTTATTTCTTCTAAAGGCTAGGAATTATGCAGAACGTTGATGAATGAAGGATAAATAATAATGAGTAAttaaggataaataaataaataatgagtaaTGTCCATTTGGGAAAGGAAAGACACTAGCATTAGATAAAGCATGTAAATAAAGTGGTAGATTGGCTGGTGGTTGCTGCTCAGCTAGTTCTTCGCTCTAATCCATATGCCAGATCTGCTTCCTCTGGAACCGTGTGTGAGAAGCACCTTATGGCTGAGATTGAGAAATTCTATAAGTCCAAGTTGAAGAAGACAGAAACTCAAGAGAAGAAGCTGCTGTCTTCTAAAGAAACAATTGACTTGGAAAAGCAAGTTGGTGAATCCTAAAAAGCAAGCACCACCAAAAGGTACTGTACATtccacaagcattgccttcttcTTTTAGTTCTTTTAGCTGCATAACTTTGCTAAGATGCAACGAGGTTGGATAAGATTTAAAGTGAATGACTGTGCTGCCCCATTTCATATTTGTTACTGGAGAACTACTGAGCACGATGCACCTTGCCTCTCCCATCTCTTTGTCTGGTTGGAAGAGAACAAAGTGGCACATGTGTTGGGGAAAGGAAAAAGCTGAGTGGGACTTGATGGAGTTAATACCTGTTTGGTTCAAAGGGTATCCTATAGGCTGCAAAAGAAAATCCCATTTAATATGAGGACCAGTTTTTTGGTTGAATGATTTAATTATGCtggaatgaaaaaattaatatgcaaGTGAAAgtttaaaatctgaaaattaaaataaagtgttaAAAGGAAAATACTATCTTAAGAAATGTTGTCTGGGATTGGACAGGGTTAAAGGAACTTGCCCGGGGCTGATCCCAGTTTGGCATCACATGGATCCCCAAGAACTCCCCTGGGAGAAAGCCCAAACACAGGGCCTGGAGTCACCCCCACCATTTCTAGGCATGGTACCCAATgccacaaaaatggaaaaaatataagaaacactATCTGATGATTGGTGTCATGAAACTAAATTCAGAACATCTTGCTATCTGTAATAGGGAAATATGAGTGGTATAATTCTATTGTAGTATGTGTAAACTACATGAGTTCATTGGGtaaaataaacagttttcttTCCTCAAGCTTTAGAAGTAttttgaagagagaaaaataagcgGTGTGTTAATACTGATGTCCTCAGTGGCATTTTTTCTTGgacagtgatatacatgataaccatgACAACTAGTAAATCAGGTTTCCTTCCTTGATGGTGCATAGGAATATAACCTATATATGGTTAAATATGCAAGCAAAACTGTAcctttgttgagaatttttgtgaTACTAAGAGTTTATGGACATTTTTGTAGACAGACACCAACAACTAATGGTTTCATCAATCAATAATTATGCTAATTAGGACTGAGATTATGGTATTAGCAGTTGTTGGAATGAATATGCATTCAAATGGATAGTGccctgttttaaatatatatttatttctcatttaaacGTAAACGATGAACAGTTATTAAGTGGTTCCCAACTGATGAAGACTTACCATTGTTATACTTGACATCTTAGGTCTGCATGATAATCTCCCAAATCAGATGAAAAGCTTAAAGgacatgaaaacaaattttcagagATACCAATGATCAGGCATGTATAGGGAACACATCCTTGTTCTATTTCACTAGCATGATTTCATTCATACACCTCTGTTTGAATCAAGGGGGTGTAGAGAAATTCAGTTTACCACTATTGGATTGCTAATAGAATTGAAGTAGCAATTCCTGTGATATTGTTCTTCTGGTTAACAGGATATGcatgaaaatatatgaataatatactTGCAAATGATTGAAATGGACTCAGCTTACAGAACCCCCAGTGCCCCTGATCTCAGCTAGGAACGATCtatgaattcagagccaggagcaaaccctgaacaccactgggtgtggccccaaaacaatacaaTTGTACGTTACTTCAGTTTGTGCAAAATATTTCTTCACAGTGTTTTTACACATAGTATACCTCTGATACCACTTTATGTGAGACACTCCCAAATCTCATGCAGTCACTGAATCTATCTCAATAAGATTTTGTAAGACACTTTATGCTTTGACGACCCATAACCTAAAAAGAGAAGCTGAATTATAAATATCTCTACTTACATGCACATAGTATAGAATAGTGAAATAAGCAGTTGTGAC contains these protein-coding regions:
- the LOC129400049 gene encoding thymosin beta-4, Y-chromosomal-like produces the protein MAEIEKFYKSKLKKTETQEKKLLSSKETIDLEKQVGES